Genomic window (Mycoplasma leachii PG50):
TAATCCCTCCTTTCTTTATTTAATTTCCTTTATTAACTTAACTAATGATTTAGATAATGTAGCATATTTTAGTTCTAAAACACTTTTTCTAACTAGAATAATGATATCTTTAGAAACAGTTCCAACTTCAGAAATGTTTTGTCTTAAAATCATTCTAATTTGTCTTTTTACTTTATTTCTAACTACAGCATTACCTATTTTTTTTCCAACACTAATACCATATTTTAAATATGATTGATCATTTTCTTTATAGTAAATAACAAAAC
Coding sequences:
- the rnpA gene encoding ribonuclease P protein component — protein: MKNKRIIKKNFEFQEIINYKKTIKNFCFVIYYKENDQSYLKYGISVGKKIGNAVVRNKVKRQIRMILRQNISEVGTVSKDIIILVRKSVLELKYATLSKSLVKLIKEIK